One window from the genome of Elaeis guineensis isolate ETL-2024a chromosome 5, EG11, whole genome shotgun sequence encodes:
- the LOC105040677 gene encoding uncharacterized protein: protein MDFTFENPGWVFSQKENSSWADNVYQKVEKIRANKMVQVPCKYVNVMGEHVKKFLDEVDEWLDPSSNHAKETDFDKSSDTDSTTELWKKSSERVDENNLNELATSAIEEPIISSMEDMKLVTPPDVAQDTLSNEREKEQIPAEATDSSCTGVDGNYRKLADAFTSSDFTSALSTDEALPSESRKKNMVLEERFMLSGNNASTEICNVIVGTSTSRGIASLVHSLGNEHQQKFGTNRSEADVQLPESAVSEISDLSARESLFNSTDLDDLSTELGELEDVDLQDSWDDDDEDYELALVSCQEFKNRSYKKKLRAAIISKLRPLKDYGQAAYWHQDNSKRMQDRQGITAASIHDTMEADWEFL, encoded by the exons ATGGATTTTACATTTGAAAATCCAGGGTGGGTTTTCTCTCAaaaagaaaattcatcttgggcTGACAACGTATACCAGAAGGTAGAAAAAATTCGTGCCAATAAAATGGTTCAG GTTCCTTGCAAATATGTTAATGTAATGGGTGAACATGTTAAAAAGTTCCTTGACGAGGTTGACGAATGGCTTGACCCTTCTAGTAATCATGCTAAAGAGACAGATTTTGATAAATCTAGTGATACTGATTCAACAACAGAGCTTTGGAAGAAATCAAGTGAAAGAGTTGATGAAAACAACTTAAATGAGTTAGCAACTTCTGCCATAGAGGAGCCTATTATTTCTTCAATGGAAGATATGAAACTAGTCACACCCCCTGATGTAGCCCAAGATACTCTAAGCAACGAACGTGAAAAGGAACAAATTCCAGCTGAAGCTACAGATTCTAGTTGCACAGGTGTGGATGGAAATTATAGGAAACTTGCGGATGCATTCACATCTTCTGACTTCACAAGTGCTCTATCAACTGATGAAGCCCTTCCATCAGAGTCCCGTAAAAAAAATATGGTTCTTGAAGAAAGGTTCATGTTGTCAGGCAATAATGCATCAACTGAAATATGCA ATGTCATTGTAGGCACCTCTACATCTAGGGGCATAGCATCTCTTGTGCATTCTCTTGGAAATGAACATCAGCAAAAATTTGGAACTAATAGATCAGAGGCTGATGTGCAATTACCAGAATCTG CTGTTTCAGAAATTTCAGACCTCTCTGCCAGGGAAAGCTTGTTCAACAGTACTGATCTGGATGACCTGAGCACAGAACTCGGAGAACTTGAAGATGTAGATCTTCAGGATAGCTGGGATGATGACGATGAAGACTATGAACTTGCTTTGGTCTCATGTCAGGAATTCAAGAATAGGTCATACAAG AAAAAACTCAGGGCTGCTATAATTTCAAAACTGCGACCGTTGAAGGATTATGGGCAGGCAGCATATTGGCACCAGGATAACAGTAAGCGAATGCAAGACAGGCAAGGAATTACTGCTGCTTCTATTCACGATACCATGGAGGCTGACTGGGAGTTCCTGTAA